One part of the Gossypium raimondii isolate GPD5lz chromosome 1, ASM2569854v1, whole genome shotgun sequence genome encodes these proteins:
- the LOC105786074 gene encoding probable CoA ligase CCL6, with the protein MSVTYTVKVEDSRPESGKKPSAGPVYRCIYAKDGLLDLPDGMHSPWEFFSESVKRNPNNRMLGRRQTTDSKQAGPYVWITYQEAYDAALRIGSAMRNQGVSPGDRCGIYGSNCPEWIITMEACNCQAVTYVPLYDTLGANAVEFIVNHAEVAIAFVQENKLPAILSCLPACCSYLKTIVSFANVSSIQKKEAEELGVSLFSWKEFSELGSLDCELPQKQKTDICTIMYTSGTTGEPKGVILTNKAIMTEVLSIDQLIEITDKACSEEDTYFSFLPLAHVYDQIMETYFIKRGSSIGFWQGDVRYLMDDVQELKPTAFCAVPRVYDRIYTGIVNKIASGGLIRNKLFQYAYNYKLRNMENGFPQDKASPLLDKLVFDKVRQALGGKVRLMLSGAAPLPRHVEEFLRVSCCSNLSQGYGLTESCGGCFTSLANVMSMIGTVGVPITTIEARLESVPEMGYDALSSVPRGEICLRGNTLFSGYYKRQDLTDEVVIDGWFHTGDIGELQSDGSMKIIDRKKNIFKLSQGEYVAVENIENTYSRCPLIASIWVYGNSFESFLVAVVVPERKALEDWGIENGEATDFKSLCENPKARKYILNELNSTGQKHHLRGFELLKAVYLEPNPFDMERDLVTPTFKLKRPQLLKYYKDRIDELYSEGKGAKV; encoded by the exons ATGTCGGTCACATATACAGTGAAGGTTGAAGATTCAAGGCCGGAATCTGGGAAAAAGCCGTCCGCGGGGCCGGTTTATAGGTGCATCTATGCTAAGGATGGTCTCTTGGATTTGCCAGACGGAATGCATTCTCCATGGGAGTTCTTTAG CGAGTCGGTTAAACGGAATCCAAATAATCGAATGCTGGGACGAAGACAAACCACAGATTCTAAG CAAGCTGGTCCTTATGTATGGATCACATATCAGGAGGCTTATGATGCCGCTCTCAGAATTGGTTCTGCCATGAGGAACCAGGGTGTCAGTCCT GGGGACCGATGTGGTATATACGGGTCTAATTGTCCGGAATGGATCATTACTATGGAG GCTTGTAACTGTCAAGCTGTTACATATGTACCTCTATATGATACTCTTG GTGCTAATGCAGTGGAGTTCATCGTTAACCATGCCGAAGTTGCTATAGCCTTTGTCCAAGAGAACAAACTCCCTGCT ATCCTATCATGCCTTCCGGCATGTTGTTCTTACTTAAAAA CCATTGTTAGCTTTGCAAATGTTTCTAGCATACAGAAGAAGGAAGCTGAAGAGCTTGGTGTATCTCTGTTTTCATGGAAGGAGTTCTCTGAGCTG GGTTCTTTGGATTGTGAGCTTCCACAAAAACAGAAGACTGATATATGCACAATAATGTATACAAGTGGAACAACAGGAGAACCAAAAGGGGTCATTCTCACAAACAAGGCAATCATGACAGAAGTTTTGTCTATAGATCAACTTATAGAAATTACAGACAAAGCG TGTTCGGAAGAGGATACATATTTCTCTTTCCTCCCTCTGGCTCATGTCTACGATCAGATAATGGAGACTTATTTCATCAAAAGAGGTTCCTCAATAGGATTTTGGCAAGGG GATGTCCGTTATTTAATGGACGATGTCCAGGAACTAAAACCAACCGCATTTTGTGCGGTTCCAAGAGTTTATGACCGTATATACACTG GTATTGTCAACAAAATTGCATCTGGTGGTCTAATTCGGAATAAATTGTTCCAGTATGCCTATAACTA CAAATTAAGAAATATGGAGAATGGATTCCCACAGGACAAAGCATCCCCTCTCTTAGACAAACTCGTCTTCGACAAG GTAAGACAAGCATTGGGAGGCAAAGTTCGTTTAATGCTATCTGGTGCAGCACCTTTGCCTAGGCATGTGGAGGAGTTTCTGCGGGTCTCCTGCTGCTCTAATTTATCACAAGGATATG GTTTGACTGAGAGCTGTGGTGGATGTTTTACTTCACTTGCCAATGTAATGTCAATGATTGGAACTGTAGGAGTTCCAATCACAACCATTGAAGCAAGGCTTGAGTCAGTGCCAGAGATGGGATATGATGCACTTTCCAGTGTACCACGTGGAGAAATATGCTTGAGGGGAAACACCTTGTTCTCAGGTTACTACAAGAGACAAGATCTAACTGATGAAGTTGTTATCGATGGCTGGTTTCATACAG GTGACATCGGAGAACTGCAATCCGATGGATCGATGAAAATCATCGATAGGAAAAAGAATATATTCAAGCTTTCTCAAGGTGAATATGTTGCAGTTGAGAACATTGAGAATACATACTCACGTTGCCCTCTTATAGCATCG ATTTGGGTTTATGGGAACAGTTTTGAGTCATTTCTGGTGGCAGTGGTAGTCCCAGAAAGGAAGGCATTAGAGGATTGGGGTATAGAAAATGGTGAAGCTACTGATTTCAAGTCATTATGTGAAAACCCCAAGGCAAGGAAGTACATTTTAAACGAGCTAAATAGCACTGGTCAGAAACATCAT CTCAGAGGCTTTGAACTGCTAAAAGCAGTGTATTTGGAACCAAACCCGTTTGACATGGAGAGGGATTTGGTAACCCCAACTTTCAAACTTAAGAGGCCCCAACTGCTTAAATACTACAAG GATCGAATTGACGAGCTGTACAGTGAAGGCAAGGGAGCAAAGGTATAA